From Haloarcula sp. CBA1127, a single genomic window includes:
- a CDS encoding PHP domain-containing protein, protein MKRYDLQVHTDASPCSRAPPADVVDAAVDAGLDGIAITNHDTLAGYDEVADLAPAGLTVIPGVEVTTTQGHLLALYVNDEPPQSDPITVVEHVQEQDGIAILSHPFDPFREYYDTDLDAIASQVDGVEAQNSRCLLPRFNRRAREYATQHSLAITGGSDAHFPMEVGRSTTVCDSPLREAIKSTSTQTDGRGGYLSGHTATKLNDALRMMNL, encoded by the coding sequence GTGAAGCGATACGACCTCCAAGTTCATACCGACGCCTCGCCTTGTTCACGAGCCCCTCCCGCTGACGTTGTGGATGCGGCCGTGGATGCGGGATTAGATGGGATTGCCATCACGAATCACGATACGCTGGCGGGGTACGATGAGGTCGCCGACCTCGCACCTGCTGGCCTAACCGTGATTCCTGGGGTAGAAGTGACGACGACACAGGGGCATCTTCTGGCATTGTACGTCAACGATGAGCCACCGCAGTCCGACCCAATTACCGTGGTTGAACACGTCCAAGAGCAAGATGGGATTGCGATCCTTTCGCATCCGTTTGATCCGTTTCGAGAGTATTACGACACAGATCTCGACGCAATTGCCTCACAAGTTGACGGCGTCGAGGCGCAAAATTCACGCTGTCTGCTCCCCCGATTCAACCGTCGCGCTCGGGAGTATGCTACCCAGCACAGCTTAGCGATCACGGGCGGAAGCGATGCCCACTTTCCGATGGAGGTGGGGCGGTCTACAACAGTGTGTGACTCGCCACTCCGTGAGGCTATCAAATCCACATCAACGCAGACAGACGGACGAGGGGGGTATCTCTCGGGTCATACTGCGACAAAACTGAATGACGCACTCAGGATGATGAATCTCTAA
- a CDS encoding UbiA prenyltransferase family protein: protein MLLGIVFSQNLVNWDAWLSLLIGIVSFTTVASATYIFNDISDLEEDRNHPEKQHRPIASGQVSVTVAAVFGLFLAGIGLGAAYSLGPLFLAILLAYLAQNALYSLVLKQFVFVDVLIVAIGFVLRAIAGVVAIDVFLSPWLIVSTFLLALVLAFGKRRNELEVAANPHETRDVLGEYSENNIDQLLVMVMATLLMSYSLYTFSRTNPTMMATLPFAFFGVFRYHHLVHTTNLAGQPEYLLTDRPSVLNLIIWGIVAIAVLYNIPEVAVEVIQ from the coding sequence ATGCTCCTCGGGATTGTCTTTTCCCAGAATCTTGTCAATTGGGATGCCTGGTTGAGTCTCTTGATTGGAATTGTGTCGTTCACAACTGTTGCCAGCGCGACATACATTTTCAATGATATTAGCGATCTTGAAGAAGACCGCAATCACCCAGAAAAACAGCACCGACCGATTGCAAGTGGACAAGTTTCCGTCACGGTCGCCGCGGTTTTCGGCCTCTTCTTAGCTGGTATCGGACTCGGAGCCGCCTACAGTCTCGGCCCACTCTTTCTCGCAATCCTTCTCGCCTATCTCGCACAGAACGCCCTGTATTCACTTGTCCTGAAGCAGTTTGTCTTCGTCGATGTGCTGATCGTCGCTATCGGGTTCGTTCTCCGCGCTATCGCGGGGGTCGTCGCTATCGACGTGTTCTTGAGTCCGTGGTTGATCGTGAGCACATTCCTTCTTGCGTTAGTACTCGCGTTTGGGAAGCGCCGCAATGAACTGGAGGTTGCGGCCAACCCACACGAAACGCGCGATGTCTTAGGCGAGTATTCGGAGAACAATATTGACCAACTCCTTGTGATGGTGATGGCCACTCTGCTGATGTCGTACTCACTCTACACGTTCTCACGAACGAACCCGACGATGATGGCGACCCTCCCGTTCGCGTTCTTCGGCGTGTTTCGCTATCACCATCTCGTCCATACAACGAACCTCGCAGGTCAGCCCGAATATCTCCTCACAGATCGACCCTCAGTACTGAATCTTATCATCTGGGGTATCGTCGCTATTGCTGTCCTCTACAACATCCCAGAGGTGGCTGTTGAGGTGATTCAGTGA
- a CDS encoding AAA family ATPase translates to MDAPLWTETHAPELSEIRQPKAREHLQGAIEEPMNLLVHGPKGSGKTAAVRAFAREVHENPDADFTELNMADVFGMTKKEVSNDPRFASFIDSKRRRESSKADLINHVLKESASYSPVSGSYKTILLDNAEGMREDFQQALRRVMEQYYEATQFVIATRQPSAVIPPIRSRCFPVVMREPTHEETASVLEEIVTAEGVDHDDDGIEYVAGYAEGDLRTAVLAAQTTAEAEGEVTMDAAFETLNAVEADDQVEQMVDAAEDGRFTDARSTLDDLLVDEGYGASDILDDVLEVARSRYSGDRLAEIHTMAGETDMALVDAANERIHLSHLLAQLGER, encoded by the coding sequence ATGGACGCGCCGCTGTGGACGGAGACACACGCCCCGGAGTTGTCGGAGATCCGCCAGCCGAAGGCCCGCGAGCACCTGCAAGGAGCCATCGAGGAGCCGATGAATCTCCTGGTCCACGGGCCGAAGGGGAGCGGGAAGACGGCCGCTGTCCGGGCCTTTGCCCGGGAGGTCCACGAGAATCCCGACGCGGATTTTACCGAACTCAACATGGCCGACGTGTTCGGCATGACAAAAAAGGAGGTCTCGAACGACCCGCGGTTCGCGTCGTTCATCGACAGTAAACGACGGCGCGAGTCCTCGAAGGCCGACCTCATCAACCACGTTCTCAAGGAGTCTGCCAGCTACTCGCCGGTGTCGGGCAGCTACAAGACCATTCTGCTGGACAACGCCGAGGGGATGCGCGAAGACTTCCAGCAGGCGCTGCGTCGAGTGATGGAGCAGTACTACGAAGCGACGCAGTTCGTCATCGCGACGCGTCAGCCCTCGGCGGTCATCCCGCCGATCCGCTCGCGGTGTTTCCCGGTCGTGATGCGCGAGCCGACCCACGAGGAAACGGCGTCGGTACTGGAAGAGATCGTCACCGCGGAGGGCGTCGACCACGACGACGACGGCATTGAGTACGTCGCCGGGTACGCAGAGGGGGACCTCCGGACGGCAGTGCTGGCCGCCCAGACCACCGCCGAAGCAGAGGGCGAGGTGACGATGGACGCCGCCTTCGAGACGCTGAACGCCGTCGAAGCCGACGACCAGGTCGAGCAGATGGTCGACGCGGCGGAAGACGGGCGTTTTACCGACGCCCGGTCGACACTCGATGACTTGCTCGTCGACGAGGGGTACGGCGCGTCCGACATCCTCGACGACGTGCTGGAAGTGGCCCGGTCACGCTACTCAGGGGACCGGCTGGCCGAGATTCACACGATGGCCGGCGAGACCGATATGGCGCTCGTCGACGCAGCAAACGAGCGAATCCATCTCTCGCACCTCCTCGCACAGCTGGGCGAGCGGTAA
- a CDS encoding site-specific integrase, translating into MTNQPDPLNNLLAGDGTPREGLPPAPESVEFDFPLVSERSREDLEAYGLNMVEDYHDFKKELLWWLATYGKHPEKGQGLAESTLQSTHYKLEIVFRWLWEDEDAYTTALTPDHADRFIRLLNRSDDMADSSVLHYGKAVQRLFKYQNQIHGTDYDWEPKPELSQATGDKRDYLRRTAFKPLYQAALEYNSVKIYHSEMSSEERDRLKTHVSQRLGVPKSEVGPEQFEQANSWKEPSIIAVTLDTGLRPIEVGRATIDWIDLENNEITIPKDESIKNQAHWNCSIKKRTSRVLERWLEERATYDKYDDRNGLWLTKQGSKYSSKSCNYLLSRLVDEGDLPIPDHKEIAWYSIRHGVATYWANHIGPHHAKEQLRHKSVTTTMKYLHSDAETKTSRQAVRDREDKDDHFARYLLSRRPLINEPASTAILVFVSTTGFASS; encoded by the coding sequence ATGACCAACCAGCCAGATCCCCTCAACAACCTTCTCGCCGGAGATGGCACTCCAAGGGAGGGTCTTCCACCAGCTCCGGAGTCCGTGGAGTTCGACTTCCCGCTCGTCAGCGAACGCTCCCGCGAAGACCTCGAAGCATATGGGCTCAACATGGTCGAGGACTACCACGACTTCAAGAAGGAACTCCTCTGGTGGCTTGCCACATACGGCAAGCACCCAGAGAAAGGGCAAGGCCTCGCAGAAAGTACCCTTCAGTCAACACACTACAAGCTTGAGATCGTCTTCCGATGGCTCTGGGAGGACGAAGACGCCTACACCACAGCTCTCACTCCAGACCACGCAGACCGGTTCATCCGCCTCCTGAATCGCTCAGACGATATGGCGGACTCCAGCGTGCTTCACTACGGCAAAGCGGTACAACGGTTGTTCAAGTACCAGAACCAGATCCACGGGACCGACTACGACTGGGAGCCGAAACCAGAGCTTAGTCAGGCTACCGGCGACAAACGTGATTACCTCCGGCGGACAGCCTTCAAGCCGCTATACCAAGCCGCGCTGGAATACAACTCTGTCAAGATCTATCATAGTGAGATGTCCTCCGAGGAGCGTGATCGGCTCAAAACGCACGTCTCACAGCGACTCGGTGTCCCCAAGTCTGAGGTCGGACCCGAACAGTTTGAACAGGCGAACTCGTGGAAGGAGCCTTCGATTATCGCTGTGACGCTGGACACTGGACTCCGTCCCATCGAAGTTGGTCGAGCCACCATAGACTGGATCGATCTTGAGAATAACGAGATCACCATCCCCAAAGACGAGTCCATCAAGAACCAAGCTCATTGGAACTGCTCGATCAAGAAACGCACATCGAGAGTCCTCGAACGGTGGTTAGAGGAGCGAGCAACGTATGACAAGTACGACGACCGGAACGGACTCTGGCTCACGAAGCAAGGTAGCAAGTATAGCTCCAAGTCTTGCAACTACCTATTGAGCCGTCTCGTCGATGAGGGTGATCTTCCGATTCCCGACCACAAGGAGATCGCGTGGTACTCGATTCGTCACGGGGTAGCAACCTACTGGGCGAACCACATCGGTCCTCATCACGCAAAGGAACAGCTTCGTCACAAAAGCGTCACCACGACGATGAAATATCTTCACTCCGACGCGGAAACGAAGACATCGAGACAGGCGGTGCGAGATCGTGAAGATAAGGACGACCATTTCGCGCGCTACCTGCTGTCGCGACGTCCACTGATCAACGAGCCTGCGAGTACCGCTATCTTAGTGTTTGTCTCGACAACTGGTTTCGCCTCCTCCTAA
- a CDS encoding bifunctional N(6)-L-threonylcarbamoyladenine synthase/serine/threonine protein kinase, with protein MRILGIEGTAWAASASVFETPDPAQVTDDNHVFIETDAYAPDSGGIHPREAAEHMGEAIPTVVETAIKHAHERATAGGVDGSGETGAPIDAVAFARGPGLGPCLRIVATAARAVAQRFDVPLVGVNHMVAHLEVGRHRSGFDSPVCLNASGANAHILGYRNGRYRVLGETMDTGVGNAIDKFTRHIGWSHPGGPKVEQHARNGEYHELPYVVKGMDFSFSGIMSAAKQAVDDGVPIDDVCRGMEETIFAMLTEVSERALSLTGADELVLGGGVGQNDRLQRMLGEMCEQRGAEFYAPENRFLRDNAGMIAMLGAKMYAAGDTVAIEDSRIDSNFRPDEVAVTWRGTEESVDSYRMGGDEVQGAEATVRFDGDRVIKERVPRSYRHPTLDERLRIERTRQEARLTSEARRNGVPTPLVRDVDPQESRIVFQRVGNTDLREGLSEARVADVGRWLARIHDDGFVHGDPTTRNVRVGSHGEQADRTFLIDFGLGYYTQEAEDHAMDLHVLAQSLAGTADDPETLLSAAEDAYRTESDHADAVFASLDDIEGRGRYQ; from the coding sequence ATGCGTATTCTGGGTATCGAAGGTACTGCCTGGGCAGCCAGTGCTTCGGTGTTTGAGACGCCGGACCCAGCGCAGGTAACCGACGACAACCACGTTTTCATCGAAACTGACGCGTACGCGCCAGACAGCGGCGGCATCCACCCGCGCGAGGCCGCCGAGCACATGGGCGAAGCCATCCCGACCGTCGTCGAGACGGCCATCAAGCACGCACACGAGCGAGCGACTGCTGGCGGGGTGGACGGGAGCGGCGAAACCGGTGCACCAATCGATGCCGTCGCCTTCGCCCGCGGTCCGGGACTGGGACCCTGCTTGCGAATCGTCGCCACGGCTGCCCGGGCGGTCGCCCAGCGCTTCGACGTGCCGCTGGTCGGCGTGAACCACATGGTCGCCCACCTCGAAGTGGGCCGCCATCGCTCGGGCTTCGATTCGCCGGTGTGTCTGAATGCCTCCGGCGCGAACGCCCACATTCTGGGCTACCGGAACGGCCGGTACCGCGTGCTGGGCGAGACGATGGACACCGGCGTCGGCAACGCCATCGACAAGTTCACGCGCCACATCGGCTGGTCCCATCCCGGCGGGCCGAAGGTCGAACAGCACGCCCGCAACGGCGAGTACCACGAACTGCCCTACGTCGTCAAGGGGATGGACTTCTCCTTCTCGGGCATCATGAGCGCCGCCAAGCAGGCCGTCGACGACGGGGTCCCGATAGACGATGTCTGTCGCGGGATGGAGGAGACCATCTTCGCGATGCTGACGGAAGTCTCCGAGCGGGCGCTGTCGCTGACCGGGGCCGACGAACTGGTGCTCGGCGGCGGCGTCGGCCAGAACGACCGCCTCCAGCGGATGCTCGGCGAGATGTGCGAGCAACGCGGGGCAGAATTCTACGCTCCGGAAAACCGCTTCCTGCGGGACAACGCCGGGATGATAGCGATGCTCGGTGCAAAGATGTACGCAGCCGGCGACACCGTCGCCATCGAGGACTCGCGCATCGACTCGAACTTCCGGCCAGACGAGGTGGCTGTCACCTGGCGCGGTACCGAGGAGTCGGTGGACAGCTACCGGATGGGAGGCGACGAAGTTCAGGGTGCGGAGGCGACTGTCCGCTTTGACGGCGACCGAGTCATCAAGGAACGCGTGCCACGGAGCTACCGCCACCCGACGCTGGACGAGCGCCTCAGGATTGAGCGGACCCGTCAGGAAGCCCGGCTCACCAGCGAGGCGCGCCGTAACGGCGTCCCGACGCCGCTCGTGCGGGACGTAGACCCACAGGAGTCACGCATTGTCTTCCAGCGCGTGGGCAACACAGACCTCCGCGAGGGGCTGTCAGAAGCCCGTGTCGCGGACGTGGGCCGCTGGCTCGCTCGCATCCACGACGACGGCTTCGTGCACGGCGACCCGACGACGCGGAACGTCCGGGTCGGTAGCCATGGCGAGCAGGCAGACCGGACGTTCCTCATCGACTTCGGCCTCGGCTACTACACGCAGGAGGCCGAGGACCATGCGATGGACCTTCACGTCCTCGCCCAGTCGCTCGCCGGAACCGCGGACGACCCCGAGACGCTGCTGTCGGCCGCCGAGGACGCCTACCGGACCGAGAGCGACCACGCCGATGCGGTGTTCGCCAGCCTCGACGACATCGAGGGTCGGGGCCGGTATCAGTAG
- a CDS encoding 30S ribosomal protein S27ae — MPHNEYYSDDGELDRETCPRCGDTVLAEHEDRQHCGKCGYTEWK, encoded by the coding sequence ATGCCACACAACGAGTACTACAGCGACGACGGCGAACTCGACCGCGAGACCTGTCCCCGGTGCGGTGACACCGTCCTCGCCGAGCACGAGGACCGCCAGCACTGCGGCAAGTGCGGCTACACCGAGTGGAAGTAA
- a CDS encoding enoyl-CoA hydratase/isomerase family protein, which yields MVQTTSGDGIRTLTLDRPDQRNALTSAALRDLEAAVESATEPVLYLHGAGEAFCAGADLDEVKALDSESAEAFAALGQRVAHALESYNGAVVAGIDGAARGGGVELALACDIRIATPDATFAETGVKLGLFGAWGGTARLPDIVGTGEALDIALSGRTLDAETAQQMGLVSRVTTEPRAVAEEVAAVDADALRVLKARMRDDADRQTQERREQQAFADLSAKTE from the coding sequence ATGGTACAGACCACGAGCGGCGATGGTATCCGGACCCTGACGCTCGACCGGCCCGACCAGCGCAATGCGCTCACCAGTGCGGCGTTACGTGACCTCGAAGCGGCAGTCGAGTCAGCGACCGAGCCAGTGCTGTACCTCCACGGCGCTGGCGAGGCGTTCTGCGCCGGCGCGGACCTCGACGAGGTCAAGGCCCTCGATTCGGAGAGCGCCGAGGCGTTCGCGGCGCTGGGCCAGCGCGTCGCTCACGCACTGGAATCCTACAACGGGGCTGTTGTTGCCGGTATCGACGGCGCGGCACGGGGCGGCGGCGTCGAATTGGCGCTGGCCTGTGATATCCGCATCGCGACGCCCGACGCGACCTTCGCGGAAACGGGGGTCAAACTCGGCCTGTTCGGGGCCTGGGGCGGGACGGCACGGCTCCCCGACATCGTCGGGACCGGCGAGGCGCTGGACATCGCGCTCTCCGGCCGAACGCTCGACGCCGAGACGGCACAACAGATGGGACTGGTCTCACGGGTGACTACGGAGCCACGAGCCGTCGCCGAGGAGGTAGCGGCCGTCGACGCGGACGCGCTTCGAGTACTGAAAGCCCGGATGCGGGACGACGCCGACAGGCAGACGCAGGAGCGCCGTGAACAGCAGGCCTTCGCCGACCTCAGCGCGAAGACGGAGTAG
- a CDS encoding 30S ribosomal protein S24e: MDIDIIEEDENPMLHRTDVRFEVVHDEATPSRLSVRDSLAATLNKDAEEVVIHKLDTKFGMRKTVGYAKVYDNPEYARDVEQDHMLERNKIVADGEEEAEEA, translated from the coding sequence ATGGATATCGACATCATCGAAGAAGACGAGAATCCCATGTTGCACCGCACGGACGTCCGGTTCGAGGTCGTCCACGACGAAGCCACCCCCTCCCGTCTCTCTGTCCGCGACTCTCTTGCGGCCACGCTGAACAAGGATGCCGAGGAAGTCGTCATCCACAAGCTCGACACCAAGTTCGGCATGCGGAAGACGGTCGGCTACGCGAAGGTCTACGACAACCCCGAGTACGCCCGCGACGTCGAGCAGGACCACATGCTCGAACGCAACAAGATCGTCGCCGACGGCGAAGAAGAGGCGGAGGAAGCATAG
- a CDS encoding DUF3105 domain-containing protein has translation MVDCEYCTESFDGDDAYLDHLADAHEGELGAIDRRRVEEHTGGEDDGTLPMGPIIIGIVVVFAIGLTVYATQLSGGGSSDADLVGTAGAQPLSAVEASGVEASPLDDTGDSDRLAGVEQFPDRGANHVEDGSAIDYQRFPPLSGTHYASTEDAGFYEATPLLGSLVHTLEHGAVIVYYDPAEISPEARQSLREFSSVHTGTWRSVVAVPNPNDDPRATYVVTAWQHELTMDSYDAETVHAFLSEYLGRGPENPVR, from the coding sequence ATGGTCGACTGTGAGTACTGCACGGAATCGTTCGACGGCGACGACGCCTATCTCGACCACCTCGCCGACGCCCACGAGGGCGAACTGGGGGCTATCGACCGTCGGCGCGTCGAGGAGCATACCGGGGGCGAGGACGATGGGACCCTTCCGATGGGTCCAATCATCATCGGCATCGTCGTCGTGTTCGCTATCGGACTCACAGTGTACGCGACTCAGCTGAGTGGCGGCGGCAGCAGCGACGCGGACCTCGTCGGGACGGCAGGCGCACAGCCACTTTCCGCAGTCGAGGCCTCCGGAGTCGAAGCGTCGCCACTGGACGACACCGGCGACAGCGACCGACTGGCCGGCGTCGAGCAGTTCCCTGACAGAGGGGCCAACCACGTCGAAGACGGGAGTGCTATCGACTACCAGCGGTTCCCGCCACTCTCCGGCACACACTACGCCTCAACGGAGGATGCAGGCTTTTACGAGGCGACGCCATTGCTTGGCTCGCTCGTCCACACGCTCGAACACGGCGCGGTCATCGTCTACTACGACCCTGCAGAGATTTCCCCCGAAGCCAGACAGAGCCTTCGGGAGTTTTCCAGCGTTCATACCGGTACCTGGCGGAGCGTCGTCGCCGTTCCAAACCCCAACGACGACCCACGGGCGACCTACGTTGTGACGGCGTGGCAGCATGAGCTAACGATGGACAGCTACGACGCCGAAACGGTCCACGCGTTCCTCTCGGAGTATCTTGGTCGCGGCCCGGAGAACCCGGTTCGATAG
- a CDS encoding DUF6166 domain-containing protein: protein MLSASPSGFEFGYGGSGPAQLAIAILAHAFDDEVACEWY from the coding sequence CTGCTCAGTGCCAGTCCCTCTGGGTTTGAGTTCGGTTACGGTGGATCGGGGCCAGCCCAGTTAGCGATAGCGATACTTGCCCACGCTTTCGATGATGAGGTCGCCTGCGAGTGGTATTAG
- a CDS encoding NAD+ synthase: protein MATAESIVRADEPLNLTFSEAELEAHRDHITSFIEAQVDAAGVDTVVLGLSGGIDSTLVSHLAVEALGRDAVHGLVMPSEVNRADNMSDAERVANDLLGIEYDVIEINPLVDAFLDAYPDAEGDQLAVGNLRVRCRAVLNYLVGNHEQALVLGTGNRSEALVGYYTKYGDGAVDCHPIAPLYKQQVRQLAKHIGVPDDLAEKTASAEMWAGQTDADEMGMDYDTLDSILALHIDGGVPAAGTADQLGVPLDVVETVREMYESSAHKRAMPPGPDPLY, encoded by the coding sequence ATGGCAACGGCCGAATCCATTGTCCGTGCCGATGAGCCGCTGAATCTGACGTTCTCCGAGGCTGAGTTGGAGGCGCACCGCGACCATATCACCTCGTTCATCGAGGCACAGGTCGACGCCGCCGGTGTCGACACCGTGGTGCTGGGGCTTTCTGGCGGCATCGACAGTACACTCGTCTCGCATCTGGCCGTCGAAGCGCTTGGCCGTGACGCCGTTCACGGACTCGTAATGCCCAGCGAGGTCAACCGGGCTGACAACATGAGCGACGCCGAGCGGGTGGCTAACGACCTGCTCGGCATCGAGTACGACGTTATCGAAATCAACCCGCTGGTCGACGCGTTCCTTGATGCCTATCCAGACGCCGAGGGCGACCAGCTCGCTGTCGGCAACCTCCGGGTTCGCTGTCGGGCAGTGCTGAACTATCTCGTTGGCAACCACGAACAGGCGCTCGTCCTCGGGACCGGGAACCGCAGCGAGGCGCTGGTCGGCTACTACACGAAGTACGGCGACGGCGCGGTCGACTGCCATCCTATCGCGCCGCTGTACAAACAGCAAGTCCGGCAGTTGGCGAAACACATCGGCGTCCCCGACGACCTCGCCGAAAAGACCGCCAGCGCCGAGATGTGGGCCGGCCAGACCGACGCTGACGAGATGGGGATGGACTATGACACACTCGATTCTATCCTCGCTCTGCACATCGACGGCGGTGTTCCGGCAGCCGGGACAGCTGACCAGCTCGGTGTCCCGCTCGATGTTGTCGAGACTGTCCGTGAGATGTACGAATCGAGCGCCCACAAGCGAGCGATGCCGCCGGGTCCGGACCCGCTGTACTGA
- a CDS encoding NAD(P)-dependent oxidoreductase — protein sequence MSTTEQMDSTDSQYDSVVVTGGTGFLGLHTCQFFAEQGWDVTALDLKPFNEEDNTEDIEFIEGDVRDEERVSEAIEEADADVIVHSAAALPLWDDDEIWEVTVEGTRSVLWAAKEHDVERVVYISSTAVYGTHDTHPITEESPLDGVGPYGDAKIEAENVCRDFRRIGMCVPIIRPKTFIGPQRLGVFQVLFDWIEDGANIPMVGWGNNKYQLLHVHDLVRAIKMMFTLDGSEVNDTFNVGATEYGTMREDFQAPIDEAGTGKQVVGTPATLTRFALRILDKLSLSPLYPWVYETAHEDSYVSVEKLCDLGWEPEYSNQKALVDTYRWYLEEYEETKQEAGKDHRVAWEQGALKPVKEIFKWI from the coding sequence ATGAGTACGACTGAGCAGATGGACTCCACGGATAGCCAGTATGATTCTGTCGTGGTCACTGGTGGAACTGGCTTTCTGGGACTTCACACGTGCCAGTTCTTTGCTGAGCAGGGTTGGGACGTAACCGCACTCGATCTCAAACCGTTCAACGAGGAAGACAATACAGAAGACATCGAATTCATAGAGGGGGACGTGCGTGACGAAGAAAGAGTGTCCGAGGCAATCGAGGAAGCAGACGCAGATGTGATCGTCCACAGTGCGGCGGCACTTCCTCTGTGGGACGACGACGAGATCTGGGAGGTAACAGTTGAGGGAACTCGTTCGGTGTTGTGGGCCGCAAAAGAGCACGACGTTGAACGAGTGGTCTATATTTCGTCCACGGCTGTCTACGGCACTCACGATACACATCCAATCACCGAGGAATCTCCGTTAGACGGAGTGGGGCCGTATGGGGACGCGAAGATCGAAGCCGAGAACGTCTGTCGAGACTTCCGGCGGATAGGGATGTGTGTACCTATCATTCGCCCGAAGACATTTATCGGGCCACAGAGGCTTGGCGTGTTTCAGGTATTGTTTGACTGGATTGAGGATGGGGCAAACATCCCGATGGTCGGATGGGGAAACAACAAGTATCAATTACTCCACGTGCATGATCTCGTTCGGGCAATCAAGATGATGTTCACTTTGGACGGGAGTGAGGTGAACGACACGTTCAACGTGGGTGCGACCGAATACGGGACGATGAGAGAAGATTTCCAAGCCCCGATTGATGAGGCAGGAACAGGGAAGCAGGTTGTCGGAACACCAGCGACGCTGACCCGCTTTGCTCTCCGAATACTGGATAAACTCAGTCTGTCACCACTCTATCCGTGGGTCTATGAAACTGCTCATGAGGACTCGTACGTCTCCGTTGAGAAGTTGTGCGATCTCGGGTGGGAGCCAGAATACTCGAATCAAAAGGCATTGGTTGACACGTATCGGTGGTATTTGGAAGAATATGAAGAAACTAAACAGGAGGCTGGCAAAGACCATCGGGTTGCGTGGGAACAAGGAGCGCTCAAACCGGTGAAAGAGATATTCAAGTGGATATAA
- a CDS encoding DUF5808 domain-containing protein, with product MAEKPQSGTLFGVPYNFERPSLKRLVSAYWKPGDDMLVEKPFGIGYTLNLANWRSWVVLAVAGVMLYLERGGSSEEFDSESEDEPVEVVVD from the coding sequence ATGGCAGAAAAACCCCAGTCGGGAACGTTGTTCGGCGTGCCGTACAACTTCGAACGACCGAGCCTCAAGCGGTTGGTGTCGGCCTATTGGAAGCCGGGCGATGATATGCTGGTCGAGAAGCCGTTCGGCATCGGCTACACCCTGAACCTGGCGAACTGGCGCTCGTGGGTCGTGCTGGCGGTCGCCGGCGTGATGCTGTATCTCGAACGCGGCGGCAGCAGCGAGGAGTTCGACTCCGAGAGCGAGGACGAACCGGTCGAAGTCGTCGTCGACTGA